One Triticum dicoccoides isolate Atlit2015 ecotype Zavitan chromosome 5B, WEW_v2.0, whole genome shotgun sequence genomic window carries:
- the LOC119311965 gene encoding homeobox protein rough sheath 1-like yields the protein MERFPNLGGGGGSGSSSSSASMASFLQLPPPAASSPSPELAGEQHGSRLALQQLLAVPPPSAQQQQQRREISPADAATIKAKIMAHPLYSPLLASYLDCQKVGAPPEVLERLSAVAAKLDAGHGRGKHESPRPDPELDQFMEAYCNMLAKYREELARPIQEATEFFKSVETQLDSITFTDSTNCEGAGSSEDELDTSCVEEIDPSAEDKELKHQLLRKYGGYVGSLRQEFCKRRKKGKLPKEARQKLLHWWELHSKWPYPSETEKIALAESTGLDQKQINNWFINQRKRHWKPAPEDMPFSVMDGGVGVSFLPAPQGPALYMDRAPFMVDGMYRLGS from the exons ATGGAGAGGTTCCCTAATCTTGGGGGAGGAGGAGGGagcggcagtagcagcagcagtgcgTCCATGGCCTCCTTCTTGCAGCTCCCGCCGCCCGCCGCATCGTCGCCCTCGCCGGAGCTGGCCGGCGAGCAGCACGGCTCGCGGCTTGCGTTGCAGCAGCTCCTGGCCGTTCCGCCGCCGTcggcgcagcagcagcagcagcgcagggagatctcgccggcggaCGCCGCGACCATCAAGGCCAAGATCATGGCGCACCCGCTCTACTCGCCGCTCCTCGCCTCCTACCTGGACTGCCAGAAG GTCGGCGCCCCGCCGGAGGTGCTGGAGAGGCTCTCGGCCGTggcggcgaagctggacgccgggcATGGCCGGGGGAAGCACGAGTCCCCGCGCCCCGACCCGGAGCTCGACCAGTTCATG GAGGCCTACTGCAACATGCTGGCGAAGtacagggaggagctggcgcggccgATCCAGGAGGCCACGGAGTTCTTCAAGAGCGTCGAGACGCAGCTCGATTCCATCACATTCACAG ACAGTACTAATTGCGAAGGCGCGGGGTCGTCCGAGGATGAGCTGGACACGAGCTGCGTGGAGGAGATCGACCCCAGCGCGGAGGACAAGGAGCTGAAGCACCAGCTGCTGAGGAAATACGGCGGCTACGTGGGGAGCCTCCGCCAGGAGTTCTGCAAGCGGCGCAAGAAGGGGAAGCTCCCCAAGGAGGCCCGCCAGAAGCTGCTGCACTGGTGGGAGCTGCACTCCAAGTGGCCCTACCCCTCT GAGACGGAGAAGATCGCGCTGGCGGAGTCGACGGGGCTGGACCAGAAGCAGATCAACAACTGGTTCATCAACCAGAGGAAGCGGCACTGGAAGCCGGCGCCGGAGGACATGCCCTTCTCCGTGATGGACGGCGGCGTGGGCGTGAGCTTCCTCCCCGCCCCGCAGGGCCCGGCGCTGTACATGGACAGGGCGCCGTTCATGGTGGACGGCATGTACCGCCTCGGGTCGTGA